The Streptomyces achromogenes genome window below encodes:
- a CDS encoding cation diffusion facilitator family transporter, whose product MLVALAANLVIAVAKGLGGVLAGSPALLSEAAHSVADSLNEVFLLAALRRSRRPADRRHPFGYGKERFFWSLLAAVGIFVMGGCFSFFQGVEALRTGADEKLSGYVAGLIVLGVSFLAEGASLARALHQVRRQGGSAGLRDPALRTVVAEDGTAVLGVTLAAIGMALHMVTGQVVWEASASLAIGALLVYVAFRLGRDARDQLIGEAAAPETGARIRALLDAQPEIDSVEAVFTMQMGLDSVLVAARVDLMPGLDSERVEEVAVRIKRSIASTVSEADQVFLDVTDRPAGETAQSPAATGERGGA is encoded by the coding sequence GTGCTCGTGGCGCTGGCCGCCAACCTGGTCATCGCCGTCGCCAAGGGGCTGGGCGGCGTCCTCGCGGGGTCGCCGGCGCTGCTGTCGGAGGCCGCGCACTCCGTGGCCGACAGCCTGAACGAGGTGTTCCTGCTCGCCGCCCTGCGCCGCAGCCGGCGCCCGGCCGACCGCAGGCATCCCTTCGGCTACGGCAAGGAACGCTTCTTCTGGTCGCTCCTCGCCGCTGTCGGGATCTTCGTGATGGGTGGCTGCTTCTCCTTCTTCCAGGGCGTGGAGGCGCTGCGGACGGGAGCCGACGAGAAACTCAGTGGCTACGTGGCGGGCCTGATCGTGCTCGGCGTCTCCTTCCTCGCCGAGGGCGCCTCCCTGGCGCGGGCCCTGCACCAGGTGCGCCGGCAGGGCGGCAGCGCGGGCCTGCGCGACCCCGCCCTGCGTACGGTCGTCGCGGAGGACGGCACGGCCGTGCTCGGCGTCACCCTGGCCGCGATCGGCATGGCCCTGCACATGGTCACCGGGCAGGTCGTCTGGGAGGCCTCCGCGTCGCTGGCGATCGGAGCGCTGCTCGTCTACGTCGCCTTCCGGCTCGGCCGCGACGCCCGCGACCAGCTCATCGGCGAGGCAGCCGCGCCCGAGACCGGCGCGCGCATCCGCGCGCTCCTCGACGCCCAGCCGGAGATCGACAGCGTGGAAGCGGTGTTCACGATGCAGATGGGCCTGGACTCGGTTCTTGTCGCGGCCCGCGTGGACCTCATGCCGGGCCTGGACAGCGAGCGGGTCGAGGAGGTGGCCGTGCGCATCAAGCGGTCGATCGCCTCGACGGTCTCCGAGGCGGACCAGGTCTTCCTCGACGTGACCGACCGGCCCGCGGGAGAGACGGCGCAAAGCCCCGCCGCGACGGGGGAGCGCGGCGGGGCCTGA
- a CDS encoding DUF4235 domain-containing protein: MAKKRKLPLVYQPVGFALGWASGALAGLAFRKAWKAIRHEDDAPDALDRDRGWGEVLLAAAVQGAIFAAARSAADRTGAKAIERSTGVWPAKEKGGRD; encoded by the coding sequence ATGGCCAAGAAGAGGAAACTCCCCCTCGTCTACCAGCCCGTCGGATTCGCGCTGGGTTGGGCGAGCGGCGCCCTGGCGGGGCTCGCGTTCCGCAAGGCGTGGAAGGCGATCAGGCACGAGGACGACGCACCGGACGCCCTCGACCGGGACCGCGGCTGGGGCGAGGTCCTGCTGGCCGCGGCGGTGCAGGGGGCGATCTTCGCGGCCGCCCGCAGCGCCGCCGACCGCACCGGCGCCAAGGCGATCGAGCGCTCCACCGGCGTCTGGCCCGCCAAGGAGAAGGGCGGCCGCGACTGA
- a CDS encoding NADP-dependent oxidoreductase yields MSTVNTMRTIGQSVLGGPEVLREEEAERPAPGPNQVLVRVRAAGVNPTDWKHRATGGFLGEPPFVLGWDLSGTVEATGIGVASFAPGDEVFGMLPYPYGHGSHAEYAVAPVRALWHKPAGIDHVQAGALPLVSLTAWQALVETAGLGAGQRVLIHAAAGGVGHVAVQIAKARGAYVIGTASAGKHGFLRELGADETIDYRASDFTEAVKDVDVVLDTLGGDTSVDSLRVLRPGGIVVSILPVGSGELHAEAERLGVRAVRMLVDADRAGMREIARLVEAGQLRATIAGTFPLAGAAEAHRLGDTGRTTGKLVLTVD; encoded by the coding sequence ATGAGCACTGTGAACACCATGCGCACCATCGGCCAGAGCGTCCTCGGCGGCCCCGAGGTCCTGAGGGAAGAGGAAGCGGAGCGGCCCGCGCCGGGCCCGAACCAGGTATTGGTGCGGGTGCGCGCCGCGGGCGTCAACCCGACCGACTGGAAGCACCGCGCCACGGGCGGCTTCCTCGGCGAGCCGCCGTTCGTCCTGGGCTGGGACCTCTCGGGGACGGTGGAGGCGACCGGCATCGGCGTGGCTTCCTTCGCCCCCGGCGACGAGGTCTTCGGCATGCTGCCGTACCCCTACGGCCACGGCTCCCACGCCGAGTACGCCGTCGCGCCGGTCCGCGCCCTGTGGCACAAGCCGGCCGGGATCGACCACGTCCAGGCCGGTGCGCTGCCGCTGGTCTCGCTGACCGCCTGGCAGGCGCTGGTGGAGACGGCCGGCCTCGGAGCCGGGCAGCGGGTACTGATCCACGCGGCCGCGGGCGGCGTCGGGCACGTGGCCGTGCAGATCGCCAAGGCGCGCGGGGCGTACGTGATCGGCACGGCCAGCGCGGGCAAGCACGGCTTCCTGCGGGAACTCGGCGCCGACGAGACGATCGACTACCGGGCGAGCGACTTCACCGAGGCCGTGAAGGACGTCGACGTCGTCCTGGACACCCTGGGCGGGGACACCTCGGTGGACTCCCTGCGCGTCCTGCGACCGGGCGGGATCGTGGTGTCGATCCTGCCGGTCGGTTCCGGAGAACTGCACGCCGAGGCCGAGCGCCTCGGCGTGCGGGCGGTGCGGATGCTGGTGGACGCCGACCGGGCCGGGATGCGAGAGATCGCCCGGCTGGTCGAGGCGGGGCAGCTGCGCGCCACCATCGCGGGGACGTTCCCGCTGGCCGGGGCCGCCGAGGCGCACAGGCTCGGCGACACCGGCCGGACCACCGGGAAGCTGGTCCTTACGGTCGACTGA
- a CDS encoding phytanoyl-CoA dioxygenase family protein: MTVTDNGAAGTPRPGEADLRQYREDGFTVVRGLFTRDEVDRLCAGFQALHAAGRPVPGHFEPRPGAVDPLAAYPRVLHPHEISPLARRVLLDARLRAVLEQLLDEEVLAAQSMFYFKPPGARGQALHQDNFYLRVEPGTCVAAWLACDEIDRDNGGLEVVPGTHRMDLFCPETADDQVSFAREYVPPPPGLAATPVDMAPGDVLFFNGSLVHGSQPNRSGDRFRRSFIGHYVGRSAERIGAYYRTLTMDGERLTLPVSEGAGPCGTEFAPPSPH, translated from the coding sequence ATGACAGTCACGGACAACGGCGCCGCCGGGACCCCCCGCCCGGGTGAGGCGGACCTGCGGCAGTACCGGGAGGACGGATTCACCGTCGTGCGCGGCCTGTTCACGCGGGACGAGGTCGACCGGCTGTGTGCCGGGTTCCAGGCCCTGCACGCGGCGGGGCGGCCGGTGCCCGGGCATTTCGAGCCGCGCCCCGGCGCCGTGGACCCGCTCGCCGCGTATCCGAGAGTGCTGCACCCGCACGAGATCAGTCCGCTCGCCCGCCGGGTCCTGCTCGACGCCCGACTACGGGCCGTGCTGGAGCAGTTGCTCGACGAGGAGGTGCTGGCCGCGCAGAGCATGTTCTACTTCAAGCCGCCGGGGGCCCGGGGCCAGGCGCTGCACCAGGACAACTTCTATCTGCGGGTCGAACCGGGCACGTGCGTGGCCGCCTGGCTGGCCTGCGACGAGATCGACCGCGACAACGGCGGTCTGGAAGTCGTGCCCGGCACGCACCGGATGGACCTGTTCTGCCCGGAGACGGCCGACGACCAGGTGTCGTTCGCGCGGGAGTACGTGCCGCCGCCGCCCGGGCTCGCGGCGACTCCGGTCGACATGGCCCCGGGCGACGTGCTGTTCTTCAACGGCAGTCTGGTGCACGGATCGCAGCCCAACCGGAGCGGCGACCGGTTCCGCCGGTCGTTCATCGGGCACTACGTCGGGCGCTCGGCTGAGCGGATCGGCGCGTACTACCGGACGCTGACGATGGACGGCGAGCGGTTGACCCTGCCGGTGAGCGAGGGGGCGGGACCCTGCGGCACGGAGTTCGCGCCGCCGAGCCCGCACTGA
- a CDS encoding DUF1304 domain-containing protein, which translates to MEILANVLVALVAALHLYILVMEMFLWQKKPGLSFHGFEPEMAKKTAAMAANQGLYNGFLAAGLMWGLIAADPTGFRAQVFFLSCVIVAGGYGAVTANRRILFAQALPGALALVAVLVAQ; encoded by the coding sequence ATGGAAATCCTGGCGAACGTTCTGGTCGCGCTGGTGGCCGCGCTGCATCTCTACATCCTGGTGATGGAGATGTTCCTGTGGCAGAAGAAGCCCGGCCTGTCGTTCCACGGCTTCGAGCCGGAGATGGCGAAGAAGACCGCCGCGATGGCCGCCAACCAGGGGCTCTACAACGGTTTCCTCGCGGCGGGCCTGATGTGGGGGCTGATCGCGGCCGACCCCACCGGCTTCCGCGCCCAGGTGTTCTTCCTGTCCTGCGTGATCGTCGCGGGCGGGTACGGCGCCGTCACCGCGAACCGCCGGATCCTGTTCGCGCAGGCCCTGCCCGGCGCCCTCGCCCTGGTCGCCGTCCTCGTCGCACAGTGA
- a CDS encoding ricin-type beta-trefoil lectin domain protein: MQPVNDAGLSNSPSARRFDATDEQLSAELKKWTGASPALHPVGELLDRHWEAAFAYARLCTDDERAAGMLTTAAFTRLFGETLRQNGPTAAWRPHLLVTVRRIAAEWDADGRRDLLHPTLRSEGDGDGVIADRAASLMLPPVNRRMLSRAFQRLPEAARCLLWHVEVEAEPVAVPAGLLGLEEDGARGELSRSRERLREECLQVHRELATDDECHRYHRLLDVTCRRGGGDLDPDLRTHLDGCRHCTHTADQLLQFEGLLGTALADGILGWAAAAYVEIRVAGRGESIDPAGEKTRGYAGEAFTDGSFAAASAEAGARPATRGRMRSGLASRIGARFGDLSSTATATVTGTATAPAGPGDGSAPGSATDADSRPGASRSAQKAARRAARRRNLAAAVLTVSGLVVLPLMVWAVIDSGEGSAPAANSGAAEPDAPGTDKATGEPSWTGADAAVQGTVRGRLHNVASGLCIGVEGTKPVSGAEAALAACTSAAGQQWAYDPSGLLRSAAAPDLCLDSRLGYSVRLAPCTGAAQPDARNVQYDFTLQGTLVPRSGQNLALAPAATDGSGALVLKNRVDSAAQRWVIDTSRPDPQMQFVNWGADSDPSDAPAPSPTPKAAKPAPTPTPSAAPTASAGASPGAGGGSCWYGNPCSGGRPGSSGGYGHGSGGYGYGGYGGNGGYGYGGYGYGGYGGYGAGR, from the coding sequence ATGCAGCCCGTGAATGACGCAGGCCTGTCGAATTCCCCTTCGGCGCGCCGCTTCGACGCGACGGACGAACAGCTCAGCGCGGAGCTGAAGAAGTGGACGGGGGCGTCGCCCGCGCTGCATCCCGTCGGTGAACTGCTGGACCGGCACTGGGAGGCCGCGTTCGCCTACGCCCGGCTGTGCACCGACGACGAGCGCGCGGCCGGCATGCTCACCACGGCCGCCTTCACCCGGCTGTTCGGCGAGACCCTGCGGCAGAACGGTCCGACGGCCGCCTGGCGCCCTCATCTGCTGGTCACCGTTCGCCGTATCGCGGCCGAGTGGGACGCCGACGGCCGCCGTGACCTGCTGCATCCCACACTGCGCTCCGAGGGCGACGGCGACGGCGTGATCGCCGACCGCGCGGCCTCCCTCATGCTGCCGCCCGTGAACCGGCGCATGCTGTCCCGGGCGTTCCAGCGGCTGCCCGAGGCGGCCCGCTGTCTGCTCTGGCACGTCGAGGTCGAGGCGGAGCCCGTGGCGGTCCCGGCCGGCCTGCTGGGCCTCGAGGAGGACGGCGCCCGCGGCGAGTTGAGCCGGTCCCGCGAGCGGTTGCGGGAGGAGTGCCTCCAGGTGCACCGCGAACTCGCCACCGACGACGAGTGCCACCGTTACCACCGACTGCTGGACGTCACCTGCCGACGCGGCGGCGGCGACCTCGACCCCGACCTGCGCACCCACCTGGACGGCTGCCGGCACTGCACCCACACCGCCGACCAGTTGCTGCAGTTCGAGGGGCTGCTCGGCACCGCCCTGGCCGACGGCATCCTGGGCTGGGCCGCCGCGGCCTATGTGGAGATCCGGGTCGCGGGCCGCGGCGAGTCCATCGACCCGGCCGGCGAGAAGACACGCGGTTATGCGGGCGAGGCCTTCACGGACGGGTCCTTCGCGGCCGCCTCGGCCGAGGCCGGAGCCCGGCCCGCGACCCGAGGCCGGATGCGGTCCGGCCTGGCCTCCCGGATCGGGGCCCGCTTCGGCGACCTCTCGTCGACCGCGACCGCGACAGTGACCGGGACGGCCACGGCCCCGGCCGGTCCCGGCGACGGATCCGCGCCCGGCTCCGCGACGGACGCCGACTCCCGCCCCGGCGCGAGCCGTTCGGCGCAGAAGGCGGCCCGTCGCGCCGCCCGCCGGCGCAACCTCGCCGCCGCGGTGCTGACCGTGAGCGGGCTCGTCGTCCTGCCGCTCATGGTGTGGGCCGTGATCGACTCCGGCGAGGGATCCGCCCCGGCGGCCAACAGCGGTGCGGCGGAGCCCGACGCGCCGGGCACGGACAAGGCCACCGGCGAGCCGTCCTGGACCGGCGCCGACGCCGCCGTCCAGGGCACCGTGCGCGGCCGTCTGCACAACGTCGCCTCCGGGCTGTGCATCGGCGTCGAGGGGACCAAGCCGGTCAGTGGCGCCGAGGCCGCACTCGCCGCCTGCACCTCCGCCGCCGGCCAGCAGTGGGCGTACGACCCGAGCGGACTGCTGCGCAGCGCCGCGGCCCCCGACCTCTGCCTCGACTCCCGGCTCGGCTACTCGGTGCGGCTCGCGCCCTGCACGGGCGCCGCCCAGCCGGACGCCAGGAACGTCCAGTACGACTTCACGCTGCAGGGCACGCTCGTCCCGCGCTCCGGCCAGAACCTCGCGCTGGCGCCCGCCGCCACCGACGGCTCGGGCGCGCTCGTCCTGAAGAACCGGGTGGACAGCGCCGCCCAGCGCTGGGTGATCGACACCTCGCGGCCCGACCCGCAGATGCAGTTCGTCAACTGGGGCGCCGACAGCGACCCCTCCGACGCCCCGGCCCCGTCCCCCACGCCGAAAGCCGCGAAGCCCGCGCCCACTCCGACACCGTCCGCCGCCCCGACGGCGTCCGCCGGGGCGTCCCCGGGCGCGGGCGGTGGTTCCTGCTGGTACGGGAACCCCTGCTCCGGCGGCCGGCCCGGCTCGTCCGGCGGCTACGGACACGGCTCCGGCGGATACGGTTACGGAGGTTACGGCGGCAACGGCGGCTACGGGTACGGCGGGTACGGGTACGGCGGGTACGGAGGGTACGGCGCCGGGCGCTGA
- a CDS encoding VOC family protein, translating into MALVKAGVVVLDCAEPEKLAEFYKGLLDAEEIDRTANRVEIRSDDGTRLAFRRDVNATPPSWPRPENSLQAHLDFLVDDLDEVERRVVGLGGRPLETKGAPGPHEERGYADPAGHSFTLRLAPSTAPKQG; encoded by the coding sequence ATGGCACTGGTGAAAGCGGGCGTCGTGGTGCTCGACTGTGCCGAGCCCGAGAAGCTCGCCGAGTTCTACAAGGGGCTGCTGGACGCCGAGGAGATCGACCGGACCGCGAACCGCGTGGAGATCAGGAGCGATGACGGCACCCGCCTGGCCTTCCGGCGCGACGTGAACGCGACCCCGCCGAGCTGGCCCCGCCCCGAGAACTCCCTCCAGGCCCACCTGGACTTCCTGGTCGACGACCTCGACGAGGTGGAACGCAGGGTGGTCGGACTGGGCGGCCGCCCCCTGGAGACCAAAGGCGCGCCCGGCCCCCACGAGGAACGGGGCTACGCCGATCCGGCGGGCCACTCCTTCACCCTGCGCCTGGCGCCGTCGACCGCCCCGAAGCAGGGCTGA
- a CDS encoding LysE family transporter: MTAALVAGLVAGYGIAVPVGAVATYLVSLTARTSLRTGMCAALGVATADGLYALVATVGGSAVAAVLRPVLTPLRWASALVLLALAARGALSAVRQYRAHRLATRSGPPPPGPARAYLSLLGITLLNPTTVVYFAALVLGAGTADPVRPLEQGVFVLAAFVASASWQVLLAGGGALLGRALTGHRGRLVTALVSSGVMTVLAVRMVT; encoded by the coding sequence GTGACGGCCGCCCTCGTCGCGGGCCTGGTCGCGGGTTACGGCATCGCCGTGCCCGTCGGCGCGGTCGCGACCTACCTCGTCTCGCTCACCGCCCGCACCTCCCTGCGCACCGGGATGTGCGCGGCGCTCGGCGTCGCCACCGCGGACGGCCTCTACGCACTGGTCGCGACCGTGGGCGGCTCGGCCGTCGCGGCCGTGCTGCGACCGGTGCTGACGCCACTGCGCTGGGCCTCGGCTCTGGTCCTGCTGGCGCTGGCGGCCCGGGGCGCGCTGAGCGCCGTGCGCCAGTACCGGGCGCATCGGCTCGCCACCCGGTCCGGACCGCCTCCGCCCGGGCCGGCACGGGCCTATCTGAGCCTCCTCGGCATCACCCTGCTCAACCCGACGACCGTGGTCTACTTCGCGGCGTTGGTCCTGGGCGCCGGCACCGCCGACCCGGTACGGCCCCTGGAACAGGGCGTGTTCGTGCTGGCGGCCTTCGTCGCCTCGGCGAGCTGGCAGGTGCTGCTCGCCGGAGGGGGCGCCCTGCTGGGCCGCGCGCTCACCGGCCACCGGGGACGCCTGGTCACGGCCCTCGTGTCGAGCGGGGTGATGACCGTGCTCGCCGTCCGGATGGTGACGTAG
- a CDS encoding glutathione S-transferase family protein → MSDGGGDGNSAYGHTAFRRARSHFTDRITADGRDGWPVSGHRYRLVVSRACPWASRAVISRRLLGLEDTLSLAITDPVQDDRSWRFGLDPGGRDPVLGIRYLAEAYERREPGHPGGVSVPAVVDVPSGKLVTNDYQQLTLDLATEWTALHRPGAPDLYPERLRDEIDAVMADVYEDVNNGVYRAGFADGQDVYEEACAGVFRRLELLTPRLARQRYLVGDTLTEADIRLFTTLVRFDAVYHGHFKCNRWKLTENEVLWAYARDLFQTPGFGDTVDFDHIKRHYYRVHAGINPTRIVPLGPDLAGWHTPHRREELGGRPFGDGTPPGPVPAGEEVPAAGRARRPSPVTENMTEKE, encoded by the coding sequence ATGAGCGACGGGGGCGGCGACGGCAACAGCGCGTACGGGCACACGGCTTTCCGGCGCGCCAGGAGTCACTTCACCGACCGGATCACCGCGGACGGCCGGGACGGCTGGCCCGTCTCCGGGCACCGCTACCGGCTGGTGGTCAGCCGCGCCTGCCCGTGGGCGAGCCGCGCCGTGATCTCGCGGCGGCTCCTCGGTCTGGAGGACACGCTGTCCTTGGCGATCACCGATCCGGTCCAGGACGACCGCAGCTGGCGGTTCGGCCTCGACCCCGGCGGCCGCGATCCCGTCCTCGGCATCCGGTACCTCGCCGAGGCGTACGAGCGGCGGGAGCCCGGTCACCCGGGCGGGGTCAGTGTGCCCGCGGTCGTCGACGTGCCGAGCGGGAAACTGGTGACGAACGACTACCAGCAGCTCACTCTCGACCTCGCCACCGAGTGGACGGCCCTGCATCGCCCCGGTGCGCCCGACCTCTACCCGGAGCGGCTCCGCGACGAGATCGACGCGGTCATGGCCGACGTGTACGAGGACGTCAACAACGGGGTGTACCGGGCGGGTTTCGCCGACGGCCAGGACGTGTACGAGGAGGCGTGCGCGGGTGTCTTCCGGCGGTTGGAGCTGCTGACGCCGCGGCTGGCCCGGCAGCGGTACCTGGTGGGCGACACTCTCACCGAGGCGGACATCCGGCTGTTCACCACGCTGGTGCGTTTCGACGCCGTCTATCACGGTCACTTCAAGTGCAACCGCTGGAAGTTGACGGAGAACGAGGTGTTGTGGGCCTACGCCCGCGATCTCTTCCAGACACCCGGTTTCGGCGACACCGTCGACTTCGACCACATCAAGCGGCACTACTACCGGGTGCACGCCGGCATCAACCCGACGAGGATCGTCCCCCTCGGACCGGACCTGGCCGGCTGGCACACACCGCACCGCCGGGAGGAGCTCGGTGGCCGCCCGTTCGGCGACGGCACACCGCCCGGCCCGGTGCCGGCCGGTGAGGAGGTACCGGCAGCCGGCCGGGCCCGCCGTCCCTCCCCCGTGACAGAGAACATGACAGAGAAGGAGTGA
- a CDS encoding nitroreductase family deazaflavin-dependent oxidoreductase — MPLEGEYEPSPTQWVREQVELYESSGGTEGTTLRETGLPVILLTTLGVKSGRIRKTPLMRVEHDGRYALVASQGGAPKHPVWYHNIKALPQVELQDGPLKQDMTAREVTGAEKAEWWERAVAAYPPYAEYQTKTDREIPVFVVEPAGNR, encoded by the coding sequence ATGCCTCTCGAAGGCGAGTACGAACCCAGCCCGACACAGTGGGTGCGCGAGCAGGTGGAGCTCTACGAAAGCTCCGGCGGCACCGAGGGCACGACCCTGCGGGAGACGGGACTGCCCGTCATCCTGCTGACGACCCTGGGTGTGAAGAGCGGCCGGATTCGCAAGACCCCGCTGATGCGCGTCGAGCACGACGGCCGGTACGCCCTGGTCGCCTCCCAGGGCGGGGCGCCCAAGCACCCCGTCTGGTACCACAACATCAAGGCCCTTCCCCAGGTCGAGCTCCAGGACGGGCCGCTCAAGCAGGACATGACGGCCCGTGAGGTCACCGGCGCGGAGAAGGCCGAGTGGTGGGAGCGGGCCGTCGCCGCCTATCCCCCGTACGCCGAATACCAGACGAAGACGGACCGGGAGATCCCGGTGTTCGTCGTGGAACCGGCCGGGAACCGCTGA
- a CDS encoding GlxA family transcriptional regulator, with translation MPAKHRVVVLALDGVYPFELGIPSRVFGAADGHYEVLTCTVDGRPVRTNADFTVGVEHGPELLETADTVVIAPVAPDRMTDHLPDAAAAALARIRPGARLVSICTAAFVLAAAGLLDGRRATTHWCVAEEFRRRYPHVELDPDVLFVDEDQVLTSAGAASGVDVCLHLVRKDHGSELANRVARRCVVPPFRDGGQAQYIEQPVPEAGAASTADTRAWALRRLGEPLALADLAAHARMSLRTFARRFHDETGLSPGRWLIQQRVAHARHLLEASDLSVDQIAGRVGFATGASLRQHLHAAIGVSPQAYRRTFQTTPR, from the coding sequence ATGCCTGCGAAGCACCGCGTCGTCGTCCTCGCCCTCGACGGCGTCTACCCTTTCGAACTCGGCATCCCGAGCCGTGTGTTCGGCGCGGCCGACGGGCACTACGAGGTGCTGACCTGCACGGTCGACGGGCGGCCGGTGCGCACCAACGCCGACTTCACGGTCGGCGTGGAGCACGGCCCCGAGCTTCTGGAGACCGCCGACACCGTGGTGATCGCCCCGGTCGCGCCCGATCGGATGACCGACCACCTGCCCGACGCGGCCGCCGCGGCCCTCGCCCGGATCCGTCCCGGGGCGCGCCTCGTGTCCATCTGCACCGCCGCGTTCGTGCTCGCGGCCGCGGGCCTGCTCGACGGCCGCCGGGCCACCACCCACTGGTGTGTCGCGGAGGAGTTCCGCCGCAGGTACCCGCACGTCGAGCTCGACCCGGACGTCCTCTTCGTCGACGAGGACCAGGTGCTGACCTCGGCGGGAGCCGCCTCCGGCGTCGACGTCTGCCTGCACCTCGTCCGCAAGGACCACGGCAGCGAACTCGCCAACAGGGTGGCCCGCCGCTGTGTCGTCCCTCCCTTCCGGGACGGCGGCCAGGCCCAGTACATCGAACAGCCGGTCCCCGAGGCCGGCGCGGCGAGCACGGCGGACACCCGCGCCTGGGCCCTGCGGCGGCTCGGCGAGCCGCTCGCCCTGGCCGACCTCGCGGCGCACGCGCGGATGAGCCTGCGCACCTTCGCCCGCCGCTTCCACGACGAGACGGGACTGAGCCCCGGCCGCTGGCTGATCCAGCAGCGCGTCGCACACGCCCGGCATCTGCTGGAGGCCAGCGACCTCTCCGTGGACCAGATCGCCGGCCGCGTCGGCTTCGCCACGGGCGCCTCGCTGCGTCAGCACCTGCACGCGGCCATCGGCGTCTCCCCGCAGGCGTACCGCAGGACGTTCCAGACGACGCCCCGCTGA
- a CDS encoding TetR/AcrR family transcriptional regulator, producing MTRREPEDPRAARTRARLRSALLEECAERPLEEVGVAALVRRAGVGRATFYVHYPDLEALAVDACADVVREAVEALHAWQGRPDPVRAPAALAGFFASLSPHSALYRGLLTPGGGGPLGRVLHRDLRAYSLRERQRAGAADAPLVASAVAATFAGVLADWLHGDLDGSPAEIADQVWQLLVALHASR from the coding sequence GTGACGCGCAGGGAGCCCGAGGACCCGCGGGCGGCCCGCACCCGTGCGCGGCTGCGCTCGGCTCTCCTCGAGGAGTGCGCCGAGCGGCCGCTGGAGGAGGTGGGCGTGGCCGCCCTGGTGCGGCGGGCGGGCGTCGGCCGGGCCACCTTCTATGTGCACTATCCCGACCTGGAGGCCCTCGCCGTCGACGCCTGCGCCGACGTCGTGCGGGAGGCCGTGGAGGCGTTGCACGCCTGGCAGGGCCGCCCCGACCCGGTGCGGGCCCCGGCCGCGCTGGCGGGGTTCTTCGCGTCGCTGAGTCCGCACAGCGCGCTCTACCGCGGGCTGCTGACGCCGGGCGGCGGCGGGCCGCTCGGCCGGGTGCTCCACCGCGACCTGCGTGCCTACAGCCTGCGGGAGCGGCAACGGGCGGGCGCGGCGGACGCGCCCCTGGTCGCCTCGGCCGTCGCCGCGACCTTCGCCGGCGTCCTGGCGGACTGGCTGCACGGCGACCTGGACGGCTCCCCCGCCGAGATCGCCGACCAGGTGTGGCAGTTGCTGGTCGCGCTGCACGCCAGCCGCTGA